In a genomic window of Chaetodon auriga isolate fChaAug3 chromosome 1, fChaAug3.hap1, whole genome shotgun sequence:
- the tmem9b gene encoding transmembrane protein 9B, with product MKSALLLEALSLACFVLLSQVTAKNSEDIRCKCICPPYRDIQGHIYKQNVSLKDCNCLHVVEPMPVDGKDVEAYCLRCECKYEERSSGTIKVTIIMYLSILGLLLLYMVYLTLLEPMLKRRLFGHSQLIQSDDDVGDQQPFANAHNVLSRSHSRPNMLNKVEHAQQRWRRQVQEQRKSVFDRHVVLS from the exons ATGAAGTCTGCGCTTCTTCTCGAGGCTCTCTCTTTAGCTTGTTTTGTGCTATTAAGCCAAGTGACAGCGAAG AACTCTGAAGACATCCGTTGTAAATGCATCTGCCCGCCGTACAGAGACATCCAGGGACACATCTACAAGCAAAATGTTTCTCTCAAAGACTG taACTGTCTCCATGTGGTTGAACCCATGCCAGTTGACGGAAAAGATGTGGAGGCTTACTGTTTACGCTGCGAGTGCAAATATGAAGAGAGGAGCTCAGGGACCATTAAG GTTACCATCATAATGTACCTCTCCATTctgggcctgctgctgctctacaTGGTCTACCTGACTCTCCTGGAGCCCATGTTGAAGAGGCGTCTGTTCGGACACTCGCAGCTTATCCAGAGTGACGATGATGTTGGG gacCAGCAGCCTTTCGCCAATGCTCACAACGTTCTGTCCCGCTCACACTCTCGACCCAACATGctgaacaaagtggagcatgCCCAGCAGCGCTGGAGGAGGCAGGTCCAGGAACAGAGGAAATCTGTGTTCGACCGCCATGTTGTTCTCAGTTAA